A part of Clostridium novyi genomic DNA contains:
- the xerD gene encoding site-specific tyrosine recombinase XerD, which produces MEKFLSKYIEDMLKKELSKNTIEAYKRDLLKFAKFLNKRHENILESDMVSIMAYVQILKKERKADSSIIRSLVAIRNFYKFLIKTGENVDNPLINYEVPKNKRTLPEILTVDEVDKFLSAPDCSEYKGIRDKAMLELMYATGMKVSELLKITIFDVNLKLSYIKCKGAKDKERIIPIGSYAVNCLNEYLKVRDKMNADNSELLFCNLRGGKMTRQGFWKIVKKYAKDANINKKIDSYTLRHSFAVHLLQNGADMKSVQELLGHNTIATTQIYSSISKKNKIVDVYKKAHPRA; this is translated from the coding sequence ATGGAAAAATTTTTATCTAAATATATAGAAGATATGTTAAAAAAAGAATTAAGTAAAAATACTATAGAAGCTTATAAAAGAGACTTGCTTAAATTTGCAAAGTTTTTAAATAAACGTCATGAAAATATATTAGAGAGTGATATGGTTAGCATAATGGCTTATGTACAAATTTTAAAAAAAGAAAGAAAAGCAGACAGTTCAATAATAAGAAGTTTAGTTGCTATTAGGAATTTCTATAAATTTCTTATAAAAACTGGGGAAAACGTAGATAATCCATTGATAAATTATGAAGTACCTAAAAATAAAAGAACACTTCCTGAAATTCTTACTGTAGATGAAGTTGATAAATTTTTGTCTGCTCCAGATTGTAGTGAATATAAAGGAATACGTGATAAAGCTATGCTAGAATTAATGTATGCAACAGGTATGAAAGTATCGGAACTTCTTAAAATAACAATTTTTGATGTTAATTTGAAATTAAGTTATATAAAATGTAAAGGAGCAAAGGATAAGGAACGTATAATTCCTATAGGAAGTTATGCTGTAAATTGTTTAAATGAATATTTGAAAGTAAGAGATAAAATGAATGCAGATAATTCAGAATTGTTATTTTGCAATTTAAGAGGAGGCAAAATGACAAGACAAGGATTTTGGAAGATTGTAAAGAAATATGCTAAAGATGCAAACATTAATAAAAAAATAGATTCTTATACTTTAAGACATTCTTTTGCAGTACATTTATTACAAAATGGTGCTGATATGAAATCAGTGCAAGAACTTTTAGGGCATAATACTATAGCAACTACTCAAATATATTCAAGTATATCGAAAAAAAATAAAATTGTTGATGTATATAAAAAGGCACATCCAAGGGCTTAA
- the spoIIM gene encoding stage II sporulation protein M yields the protein MRSKRIFQSLGEHIHKNLILYMVTLLFVCIGIVIGIYTVKYMDKVDKNNLVNFLLSVTKKINPKNIDNKYVFIQALKNNMIFILVIWFLGLTMLGTPIIFITDLIKGFTIGFTSSLVINGLGAKGILLNLLILFPQNIIYIPAIIILSVIASEFSLRILKNGSHMIMDKSNNWVHIVTYSTTFLLVSSFMFIGFIIEGYISPNMVKMIVSNIGSILP from the coding sequence GTGAGAAGTAAAAGGATATTTCAAAGTCTAGGAGAACATATACACAAAAATTTAATATTATATATGGTTACGCTTTTATTTGTGTGTATAGGAATAGTTATAGGAATATATACAGTTAAATATATGGACAAGGTAGATAAGAATAATTTAGTGAATTTTCTACTAAGTGTTACAAAAAAGATTAATCCTAAAAATATAGATAATAAGTATGTTTTTATACAAGCATTAAAGAATAATATGATTTTTATTTTAGTAATATGGTTTTTAGGACTTACAATGTTAGGTACACCTATAATATTTATTACTGATTTAATTAAAGGATTTACTATAGGATTTACATCTAGTTTAGTTATAAATGGTTTAGGAGCAAAGGGTATATTACTTAATTTATTAATTCTTTTTCCACAAAATATAATTTATATACCAGCTATAATAATTTTATCTGTTATTGCATCTGAATTTTCTTTACGAATATTAAAAAATGGATCACATATGATTATGGACAAAAGTAATAATTGGGTTCATATAGTAACGTATTCTACAACATTTTTATTAGTTAGTTCATTTATGTTTATAGGATTTATTATAGAAGGTTATATATCTCCTAATATGGTTAAAATGATAGTATCTAATATAGGAAGTATTTTACCATGA